The sequence GTACGTATTCGACTGGGTCTTCAATCGTAATGATATGACCGTAGCTGTTCTCGTTCCGGAAGCCGATCATCGCTGCCAGCGAGGTCGACTTACCTGAACCGGTACCGCCCACAAAGATCACCAGACCGCGCTTTGCCAGCGCCACATCCTTGAGCACCACCGGCAGGCCCAGATCATCGAACTTGGGGATGTCGGTCGTGATGGTCCGCAATACCAGACCAATCCGTCCTTGCTGCTGGAATGCGTTGCAGCGGAAGCGGCCGATACCGCCGGGGCTGATGGCGAAGTTGCATTCCTTGGTGGCTTCAAATTCTTCAGCCTGCCGGTCATTCATCACCGCGCGGCACAGTTCCTTGGTGTGCTGCGAGCTGAGTGCCTGGCTGGATACCGGCGTGAGCTTGCCGTCGATTTTCATCGCGGGCGGAAAATCCGCGGTAATGAACAAGTCCGACGCATTCTTTTGCCGCATCAGTCGCAGCAGATCGTGCATGAACTTGGTGGCCTGTTCCTTTTCCATGGTCTTACTCCTGCAATTCGATCTCACCGAGTCGAACTGGCAACGTGTGTCGTCGTGCGTTTAACTGGACCGACGCCTGCTACAGGGCCAATCCAGCCACTGGCCGGCGTCGCTTTGGCGGTACGCCGTGACCTGGTGGTTCAAACAATGGTTGAGCGGACTTACTTGAAGTTATCCGGATTCATCGCCTTGCTGCGTGCCTCGGCATTGGTGATCAGGTTACGGCGCACCAGATCGGTCAGGCACTGATCCAGCGTCTGCATGCCGTGCTGCTGGCCGGTCTGGATCGTCGAGTACATCTGCGCGATCTTGTTCTCGCGGATCAGGTTACGGATGGCCGGGATCCCGATCATGATCTCGTGCGCTGCCACCCGGCCGTTGCCGTCCTTGGTCTTGAGCAGCGATTGTGAGATCACCGCACGCAAGGATTCTGACAGCATCGACCGGACCATTTCCTTTTCGGCTGCCGGGAACACGTCAACGATACGGTCAACCGTCTTGGCGGCGGACGAGGTGTGCAGCGTACCGAACACCAAGTGGCCGGTTTCGGCGGCGGTCAGCGCCAGGCGGATGGTTTCGAGGTCACGCATTTCGCCCACGAGGATGACGTCCGGGTCTTCCCGCAGTGCGGAACGCAGCGCGTTGGCAAACGACAGCGTCATCGGGCCGACTTCACGCTGGTTGATCAGGCACTTTTTCGATTCATGCACGAATTCGATCGGGTCTTCCACCGTAAGGATGTGGCCGTACTCGTTTTCGTTGATGTAGTTGATGATCGCCGCCAGCGTGGTCGATTTGCCCGAACCGGTAGGGCCGGTCACCAGCACGATGCCGCGCGGGGTCTCGGCGATTTCCTTGAATACCTTGGGGGCATTCAGGTCTTCCAGGCTCAGCACTTTGGAGGGAATGGTACGGAATACGGCGCCGGCGCCGCGGTTCTGGTTAAAGGCGTTGACGCGGAAACGGGCAAGACCGGGAATCTCGAACGAGAAGTCACATTCCAGCGTTTCTTCATAGGTCTTGCGCTGGCCGTCGTTCATGATGTCGTACACCATGTCATGAACGTCTTTGTGTTCCATCGCCGGCAGGTTGATGCGGCGTACATCGCCGTGTACACGGATACACGGCGGCATGCCGGCCGAGAGGTGCAAGTCCGAGGCCTTGTTCTTGACCGAGAACGCCAGAAGTTCCGAGATTTCCATTTATAATTCCCCGTTCAAAGCCGCATGCCAATTGGGTTTGCGGCACATTTTGCAAGGCATTATGGATGGCGGACTTCGAGAAATCCAGACAGCAGGTGCAAGCCCGCATCGATGCCGCGCTGCAGGCCGCTGGCCGCGCACCGGGCGAGTGTACGCTGCTTGCCGTCAGCAAGACATTTCCTGCTGAAACGGTAAGGGCTGCCTACGCGGCCGGGCAGCGCGCATTCGGCGAGAACTATGTGCAGGAGCTGGTCGACAAGACCGAAGCGCTGGCAGATCTCGCTGACTTGGAATGGCATTTCATCGGGCCGTTGCAAAGCAACAAGAGTCGCCCGGTGGCAGAGCGTGCCCATTGGGTGCATAGCGTTGATCGGCTGCGCATCGCCGAGCGGTTGTCGGCTCAGCGGCCGGTGGCCATGCCGCCATTGAATGTCTGCATTCAGGTGAATGTGTCGGGCGAAGCCAGCAAGTCCGGCTGCGACCCGGCCGAGGCGCTGCCGCTGGCATTGGCGGTGGCCAAGCTTCCCGGGCTGCGGCTGCGCGGCCTGATGTGCATTCCCGCCGCGGATGCCGCCGAGCCGGTCTTGCGTCAGCAGTTCGGATTGCTGCGTCAGCTGCGCCACGAAATCACCCAGGCCGGCCTTGTGCCTGATACCTTGTCGATGGGCATGTCGGCCGACCTGGCCCAGGCCATTGCCGAAGGATCCACTTTGGTGCGCGTGGGTACCGCCCTGTTTGGCGCCCGCCAGACACCGCTTGCACCGCTGGAGAATCAGGCTTGAGCACAACGCACACACCGGCAACGCTGGCCGAACTCGCTCGCTGGCTGCGCGTGGAAGAAGGCGATAGCCGAGACCGGCTGGAGCTGGCTTCCGCATGGCAGCGCATGCCCGACGGTTCGCCGTACCGGCTCAAGCTTCAGTTTGCTGCAGGGATAGTGCTGGCCATCCTGCTATTGCTGTTCACCGTGGGCCTGTTGAGCGAGTCACCCATGGCCTTGGCCATTGCGTTGATGGGCGGACTGCTGGCAGCCGGCGTGTTCTGGTATGTGCGCGCATGGTTCTGGCGCTCGGTACTGGAGCTGGATGCCCGCCACCTGTCGCTCACCTACTGCGGCTGGGGCGCGCCAGTGTCCACCATCTTGCTGCTCGAACAGATTGATCGACTGAGCTATGCGCTGCACGAAGGCCGCCTGGCCTCGCTGCAGCTTGAACACCGTGATGGTGAGTTGATACTGCCGTTCTCGGGTCAGCGCGAACTCGACAAACTCTACTTCAACCTGCTCCGGCACTTGCTTCTCAAGCGCCGTCCAGCCATCACCATCGGGGAGTCCGCACCAATGCACGCCCCGGCTACGGAAAGTGAATCCCCATGAAAATCGTCTTTATCGGTGGTGGCAATATGGCGACCGCCATGCTGGGCGGCCTCTTGCAGCAGGGCTACGCCGCAAACGACTTGTATGTGGTTGAGCCCGATGCGGGCAAGCGTGCCCAGCTTGCCAGCGAATTCGGGGTGACGACCCTTGCAGCGGACGTGCCGCTGCCGGCGACGGACGTGGCCATACTGGCCGTGAAGCCGCAGCAGTTGGCCGAGGTGGCCCGCAATCAGGCCGGGGCGCTGGCGGGGCGGCTCGTGATCAGCATCGCTGCCGGCATCCGTATGGCGGATCTTGATCGCTGGCTGGGTGGCCGGGCGAGACTGGTCCGGGTAATGCCGAACACGCCGGCTCTGGTACGTGCGGGCGTCAGCGGAGCCTGGCTGGGCCCTCAGGCCGACATTGCCGATCGGGAAGTTGCCAGCCGCATCCTTCAGAGCGTAGGGCAGGTGGTCTGGGTAGAGCAGGAGCAGCAGATTGATGCCATTACTGCCATCTCGGGTTCCGGCCCTGCCTATGTATTCCATTTCATGGAGTCGCTGGTAGCTGCAGCCCGCGAACTGGGCTTTGATGCGACAACTGCCCGCCAGCTCGCCTATGGCACCTTCGATGGCGCCATCAAACTGGCCATGGCCAGCGATGACGAAGTGGGAACGTTGCGCGAGAAGGTCACCTCCAAAGGTGGCACGACGGCAGCTGCGCTGGCCCGCATGAACGAAGCCGGTGTGCAGGCCGGCATTGTGGCGGGCGCCCATGCTGCCTGCGCCCGTGCTGCCGAACTTGCCGATGAACTGGGCAAGTAACTTTCCTAACCGGCCTGACTGCTGGAGACAAACCGATGCTGTATGAGCCGCTGGCCTTCCTGATCAAGAACCTGGTGGGCTTTTTCCTGCTCAACCTGTTGCTGCGTTTTTACCTGCAGGTAGCCCGTGCACCGTTTGGCAATCCGCTGGCGCAGTTCACGGTCAAGCTGACCAATTTCATTGTCTTGCCGGCACGGCGGCTGATTCCCAGTGCTGGGACTTACGACACCGCCACCTTGCTGCTGGCGTGGCTGGGCGCCTTGTTGATGCATGTGTTGTTGCTGCTGATCTCGCCGTGGCCAGTCAATCTATGGAGTCCGACCGCCGGTATCGGGCTCTCCATGCTGGCCGTGCTTGAACTGTTCAAACTCACGCTGTATCTGTTGTTCGGTGCGGTGTTGGTGCACGCGATCATGAGCTGGGTGAATCCCTACAACCCGCTGGCTCCCTTGCTGGATGCGCTCACGCGCCCATTTCTGGCGCCGTTGCGGCGGATGATTCCGCTGATTGGCGGCATCGACCTGAGTCCGCTGGTGCTTATCCTGTTCCTGCAGATGTTGCTGAACTTTGCCGTGGCACCGCTGGAAATGCAGCTGATGGCCTTCATCGTGCAGGCGGCATGACGCACAACTGGGCGCGACAGGACGGCGGCGCCTGGGTGCTGAGCCTGTACTTGCAACCCGGCGCCAAAAAGACGGAAGTTG comes from Chitinimonas sp. BJYL2 and encodes:
- a CDS encoding YggS family pyridoxal phosphate-dependent enzyme, producing the protein MADFEKSRQQVQARIDAALQAAGRAPGECTLLAVSKTFPAETVRAAYAAGQRAFGENYVQELVDKTEALADLADLEWHFIGPLQSNKSRPVAERAHWVHSVDRLRIAERLSAQRPVAMPPLNVCIQVNVSGEASKSGCDPAEALPLALAVAKLPGLRLRGLMCIPAADAAEPVLRQQFGLLRQLRHEITQAGLVPDTLSMGMSADLAQAIAEGSTLVRVGTALFGARQTPLAPLENQA
- a CDS encoding YggT family protein, producing the protein MLYEPLAFLIKNLVGFFLLNLLLRFYLQVARAPFGNPLAQFTVKLTNFIVLPARRLIPSAGTYDTATLLLAWLGALLMHVLLLLISPWPVNLWSPTAGIGLSMLAVLELFKLTLYLLFGAVLVHAIMSWVNPYNPLAPLLDALTRPFLAPLRRMIPLIGGIDLSPLVLILFLQMLLNFAVAPLEMQLMAFIVQAA
- a CDS encoding type IV pilus twitching motility protein PilT is translated as MEISELLAFSVKNKASDLHLSAGMPPCIRVHGDVRRINLPAMEHKDVHDMVYDIMNDGQRKTYEETLECDFSFEIPGLARFRVNAFNQNRGAGAVFRTIPSKVLSLEDLNAPKVFKEIAETPRGIVLVTGPTGSGKSTTLAAIINYINENEYGHILTVEDPIEFVHESKKCLINQREVGPMTLSFANALRSALREDPDVILVGEMRDLETIRLALTAAETGHLVFGTLHTSSAAKTVDRIVDVFPAAEKEMVRSMLSESLRAVISQSLLKTKDGNGRVAAHEIMIGIPAIRNLIRENKIAQMYSTIQTGQQHGMQTLDQCLTDLVRRNLITNAEARSKAMNPDNFK
- the proC gene encoding pyrroline-5-carboxylate reductase, whose translation is MKIVFIGGGNMATAMLGGLLQQGYAANDLYVVEPDAGKRAQLASEFGVTTLAADVPLPATDVAILAVKPQQLAEVARNQAGALAGRLVISIAAGIRMADLDRWLGGRARLVRVMPNTPALVRAGVSGAWLGPQADIADREVASRILQSVGQVVWVEQEQQIDAITAISGSGPAYVFHFMESLVAAARELGFDATTARQLAYGTFDGAIKLAMASDDEVGTLREKVTSKGGTTAAALARMNEAGVQAGIVAGAHAACARAAELADELGK